The following coding sequences lie in one Cloeon dipterum chromosome 1, ieCloDipt1.1, whole genome shotgun sequence genomic window:
- the LOC135934364 gene encoding peroxisomal sarcosine oxidase-like — protein MEHYDYIVVGAGIEGSWTAYQLVKGADKKPSVLLLERFPLPHSRGSSHGQTRIIRNAYPDAFHTAIMPTAFREWQKLQAESGVDILVPKPLLLIADGKGYKKMDKIIACVNEEKAKQPDADIQLKELSREELETQFPQAKFSSQHRACVEHTAGILRADKCVATVQSEFKKRGGVIRDGFEVTSVVPGERVTVRGRFNNQAASVTASKLAICAGPWASKLIDPLLPTKLPLEALRILVFYWKIKENGPGAIPSTFIDCGEGDFWGIPELEYPHMYKLCNPSYTDKVEPDDRDKNVGAPDYSSMADYIEKYFPGLESKPSIVETCMYTVTPDLTCILDTVPGHSNIAFGCGFSGIGFKKAPAVGIMIKQLLNPQEEKILDSTAFRLIRFSTD, from the exons ATGGAGCACTATGATTATATTGTCGTGGGGGCAG GAATCGAAGGGTCGTGGACAGCGTACCAATTGGTGAAAGGGGCTGATAAGAAACCATCAGTTCTGTTGCTAGAACGATTCCCTCTGCCCCACAGCCGCGGCAGTTCCCACGGCCAAACTAGAATCATAAGAAATGCCTATCCAGACGCTTTCCACACGGCGATAATGCCGACAGCCTTCAGGGAGTGGCAGAAACTTCAGGCGGAGTCAGGAGTTGATATTTTGGT ACCAAAACCACTGCTACTGATTGCTGATGGCAAGGGGTATAAAAAGATGGACAAAATTATCGCCTGTGTGAATGAAGAAAAAGCCAAGCAGCCAGATGCTGACATTCAATTGAAGGAGCTGTCTAGAGAGGAGCTGGAAACTCAGTTTCCGCAGGCCAAGTTCAGCAGCCAACACCGCGCCTGTGTCGAGCACACCGCCGGAATTTTGCGCGCTGACAAATGCGTAGCCACGGTGCAG AGCGAGTTCAAAAAGCGGGGAGGCGTAATTCGGGACGGTTTCGAGGTGACGTCAGTGGTGCCCGGCGAGAGGGTCACCGTCAGAGGTCGATTCAATAATCAGGCAGCCAGTGTGACTGCTTCCAAGTTGGCCATTTGCGCTGGGCCGTGGGCCTCCAAATTAATCGACCCTTTGCTACCAACAA AGTTACCCTTGGAGGCGCTGCGGATATTggttttttattggaaaataaaggaaaatggtCCTGGTGCTATTCCATCCACCTTCATCGACTGCGGTGAGGGCGATTTCTGGGGCATTCCTGAACTCGAATACCCGCACATGTATAAG CTCTGCAACCCGTCTTACACGGACAAAGTCGAGCCTGACGACCGAGATAAAAACGTCGGCGCTCCCGACTACTCTTCCATGGCCGattacattgaaaaatattttcctggacTAGAAAGCAAGCCATCTATAGTGGAAACTTGCATGTATACC GTGACGCCTGACTTGACCTGCATTTTGGACACCGTGCCTGGGCACAGCAACATCGCCTTTGGCTGTGGATTCtcag GGATCGGGTTCAAAAAGGCGCCAGCTGTTGGAATAATGATTAAGCAGCTCCTGAATCCACAGGAGGAAAAGATTCTTGATTCTACCGCTTTCCGATTGATCAGATTTTCAACTGATTAG
- the LOC135934365 gene encoding tectonic-like complex member MKS1, which yields MSATVVFYLRGEISSAQHFDAESLFLSYCILVPNGWTCQEESKLCGTTHFAQQTRKPFGDEGKSISTAHFNQYFEAKLIAPVDTVFEVPKLVVEVSSLDWWQRFCTEGYGFTAISTSPGHHSLTIATWRPVPSSMHSHAARVAQMRRFFIGGTPQLKDLGCSLADTQGKDVLSRFGLCTISSGQVNVTLEVGLQGPKDGKILAKSTLLGRKMQSGRSDQLVSSVDQVIAAYLRVKSRMASVREAMRMMMDGRQSD from the exons ATGAGTGCAACGGTGGTGTTTTATTTGCGGGGCGAAATCTCAAGTGCTCAACATTTTGACGCGGAATCATTATTCCTCAGTTACTGCATATTAGTCCCTAACG GTTGGACCTGTCAAGAGGAAAGCAAATTGTGTGGCACCACGCACTTCGCCCAGCAAACGAGAAAGCCATTTGGAGATGAGGGAAAATCCATCTCAACAGCACATTTTAACCAATATTTCGAGGCAAAACTTATTGCTCCCGTGGATACtg TTTTTGAAGTGCCAAAACTTGTGGTGGAAGTATCGTCGCTCGACTGGTGGCAACGCTTCTGCACCGAGGGCTATGGGTTCACAGCGATTTCGACCAGCCCTGGGCATCATAGTCTGACCATCGCCACCTGGCGCCCTGTGCCCTCCTCAATGCACAGCCACGCGGCGCGTGTTGCACAAATGCGGCGGTTTTTTATCGGGGGCACTCCACAGCTCAAGGATTTGGGCTGCTCATTGGCTGACACACAG gGTAAAGACGTTTTGAGTCGCTTTGGACTCTGCACCATCAGCTCAGGACAAGTGAACGTGACATTGGAAGTTGGGCTTCAGGGGCCAAAAGATGGAAAGATATTGGCCAAATCAACTTTGCTTGGGAGAAAGATGCAAAGTGGGAGGAGTGACCAGTTGGTTTCGTCCGTGGACCAAGTTATAGCTGCCTATTTGAGAGTGAAAAGCAGAATGGCCAGCGTTCGTGAAGCTATGAGGATGATGATGGACGGAAGGCAATCAGactaa